The genomic interval AGTAAATAATGTCattcctatttttttttctctcattatcatttatttttttaattaattattattttgaccTTAGTTACTTGtatcaatatttattatattattcaacaactttatttcatattatatgtttattctcacataaaaaaattatatattcatGTGAGATAGATATTTTCTAACTTTTTTATTAGTAACCAGAtcctaattttttaattaaggtGGAGAAATCAGATAGTTCATAATCCTATTTATCCCAAATTTAAACGAAAACTTACTTAAAATAGATTGAAATCTTCCCTATCACTACtatctaatattaatattaatcgagtttaaaacttttaaattcGTTATACTCAATTTTTCGAAttgatttatattaaaaaaacttgaatcagtatattgtttttcttttcctgAGTGAAGTCTACTCAACATATTGTTCTAAGTATTCAATGGACcatgttaaaaaataagaaactttatttatgttaatttcaagtccatattttttttatcagcaacttCAAGTccgtatattattttttttcacgtTGGTATGAAATTTACATGGTTTGTTTTGATATTAGTAAAGATTTTATAGTTTTGTCTTAAAAGAATCAATGGATTAAAAGAAGAGACAGTTtgttgagtattttttttttttgtattcttaaagtgtgaaattattttgatgtaTCGAAATGATATTCATtctaaatcaatatttttttttctcaaattttcatattgattttattataaaaccAAAAGCAACCTATTATGTTAGTTCAAATCACTAATAATGTATTGGGAAACTAGTTAGGAATTGTTGAATGTGATGCTCGGCGCGGTTAATAAttgttatattttgtaataaagAAACGCTTTAAAAGCTTAGTTACACATGTGCATTGATATAATTTTATGGTTCATCTCTTATCCAAACGTAAAGAAAAACATGTACTCCAAAGCACTTAAATTAAGATCAGTATTAATAGTTTTAATCAAGAATTAGGCTGACTAATTGATACCCGTGATTTTCGGACAGGAAGACATAATCACCAATGATTGTGGTTTCTGTTTAAGGTTTATGTTTTGGGGTTTTAACTCTGTCAAACAGCATAAAATTGAACATGTATCTGAAGTCATTTGTTTCGAAAACGAACCAACAATTCGACTAAGTGGTGAGCCATTTTTCAGCTTAATTAATTCGGCCCCTGTTTTTAccttttctttgttttcttttgcaTTTTGAGCAACTCGTTGCATATCAAAACCCTTCACGTCTTGGGGTTATGAATAGGCATTTCTCAACTAGTCATTATTATTAGCCTTTTTTTAATGCTTGTAGTATCACAAAGAAAAACAACGTCAAAAccaagtattttattttattttattttaaacaatatAATATATCACTTTGACACCACTCTCTTTGATTTATACAActataaagaaacaaaaatgaaattcTATAGTATTGTTAATTACTTTTTTGAGACACCTATAAAACATCTTTCTTTGTTActacaatattttaattttgggaATAGTTCCCATCACACTCTTTCAAAACTAATGTGTTAGATTTAACTAAAcgctattttaaaaatataaatctttttttaatagcactaaattataaattttatatttaaatatgattaaagatTTCATACCAGGTAATAGTCATGCACAATGTGCCAAAGGGATAATAGGATTAGGCTATTAGGGGTGATCAAAACTTTCCTTCCTCTCAAAcaactaattaataataatgaccAGGTCGTGTCGTGACAAAACTCTATGATAACGTGTCAAGATATAGACACGTCTTTAAATATCACAAACTATTTTTACGAATTTGTATTGAAAAcgagataaaaattaaaaaactattacattaaatcaataatttataagaaacaagagacatattataaaattattatattaataatatataaataaataatagaactctttacctttttttctcaatagtaataataatgggaatatattgattttttttgttagatGCATAGGAAATGTAGTAGACTTTATTTAAATCACCTAAACTCTTCTAAATTAAGCTGATCTTGCTagcattatttataattattcattttatgtattttcttaattaaatgTGACACAAGGGAGGAAGAATTGTTTGCGGGAGAAAAGAAAACCTCTGACTCTTAACCTTTATTAAAAGGCAATcgaaatgttttaattttagtatttgTTTTAACTTTATTCAGTCGCCGAACAGAGATCCCATTGGTTCAAGTGTCTCACTCATGGAAATCGGATAACTCTGTCTATGTTTCTCCTATCAGACTTGTTACAAAGAAGCAACTGAGTAAAGAATCTCTTcgtttctgaatttattcaaaaaattatgataatattttaattaaattaaaaatgacatATACTTGCTTCTTTATGTTATCTTAGATTAAAGTATTTCTTtaatgaatatttaaaaaacGCACAAGTAATATCTAAAACTTTTTCAGCGCATGACAATGCTTCACTTTTGAAAGTTACGTAGCGGTTTTTTAAACTCTAGCTATATATCATATGTAGAATGTGACTTTTTTTTCATGTGCATGTATCACTCACTCCTATTGAGTAACGTGAGCCATTTTTTTTCCTCTTGGTGTGCAAGGAATTTTATATTGAAGAAGAAGCTGTGGTCACGAGGTAAATATTGGATCAGAAAACGAAGATGAGGCAATTAAGGGAAGGGTTAATGTAAAATCACGTGAGAACCCTTGCCATAgttatattatagttaataTTTGTTAATTAATTGTAACGCATGTAGAGTAGAGAAAAAGTGGATTTCATTGGCTTTATCCGTAACAACCAAAAAGCAATTATATAAATGAGAAGGAGCAATAGTCAAGAGTGTGAAAATCACAAACATAGCCAAAACAGAGACacagaagagagagagaaatagaCATCAATTATTGAGAGgttctgaaactcaaagcttcATTCAATGGCATCAAGGAAGGGGTTTCTTTCCAAGGTAAGTTCCATGTTTGGATCATCAAGCACCGATTTGGAGGCAAAAGCTACAGAGGGTGACATGGAATTGGATGAAGCTGACGTGTGGAACTGGAACTTATCCAACAGCAATAATACCGCAACAGAGTCGAAGAAGTGGTCACGATCTGGTAAGAAAGGGTTCAAAAAGGTGGAGGGTGGTGGCAGAGTCAACCCTGTGGCTTCATCCTCAATGCCGGTGAATATTCCCGATTGGTCCAAGATTTTGAAGGAGAACTATGAGGAGCACGATAAGAGAAATTGTGttagtgatgatgatgatgataatgatgGAGGAGAACGAATACCCCCTCATGAGTATCTTGCTAGGAACAGAGGAGCTTCCCTCTCTGTGCATGAAGGAAAAGGGAGGACCCTCAAAGGTAGGGACTTGCGCAGTGTTAGAAATGCCATTTGGAAGAAAATTGGTTTTGAAGATTGATTTTTTCATTAGATTAATAGAATATGGAATTGGGTGTATGATCTGATTCCATAACTTTCCAGTTTTTGGAACCAAGCTCTGTTAGAAAGAGTTCATATGATTATACTTCCTCTGTATCTTCTCTGCTCTtcatcaacaattttttttttcttctttttgggcCATTCTTGTTTGCTAAGTTATATATATTAGTCTCTTTCATTTTGAGTGTCTGAAAGAAGAATCACTCATGCTTGTAATTAACTATTCCCAACTACCTAAAAAAAAGATTGgttttttatttatgatatcTGTAGTTTCATGTTCATGTTGTAGTTGTTTTTTAGTGTTACATCATTTGTATTTTTCCCGATTTGTTAAAAAGGTTTTGGGTTTGAGTGAGGAGAAAGGGGTATAATGTTGAAGAGATAAAAGGCAAATTAGAGGGATTGGAAGAATGAAAGAAAAGGTGTAAGAAATACGTTGGCGGAGTACACGGTAAGATATAACGGCTCAACGCGGTTTTTTTTAGTCAACTActtctaaattataaaaataataaagaatggtgatatattaaaacaagtttttatttattattgaaattttatttttttaattatttatttatatgttaataaaatgtattttgaataatttaaaatattaatgcagtcaagtatatttaaattatttattgtaaaaagtagttaaatatttagttaatttaattaattgatataatttattaagTTAATTGAATTCAATTTCAGAAAATTTGAAAGAATGTCGTTACAATATGTAATTGTTGAAATCAGATTAATTGAAATGAAACGACAAATATGGTTAATAATAACAGAAGAAACAATGTGTCATAAGCTGATCTTCTAAGTTTTTTATCAGCCAATACCTTGTGATAAGGATTATCATATTATATGACTGTTTTATCTGTTCTCATTAATGattttttcccttttatttcaattaataagATATATGTTTTAGTACACTACTTTAAATTTGTCAAGATTGCAttcaattaatataaacaattttattaattaattaaattaactaaatagctaactattttaaaaaatatttaaatacacTAATATCTTAAATtatccaaaatatattaaattagcatataaataaataattttaaaaaaataataaagaataaagaaataaaaaaaatgctagGAAAcacgatttaaaaaaaattaaaaaccataTTAGCAAACACAactttacataatattttttagaaaaaatccTATCAAGCACGACTTCaacaaaatatagaaaaaattacacaacacaaaaaaatttaaaaattacacaacacaaaaaaatttaaaaatatgctTGCTAGCACaaccataatagaaaataaaaaaccaaaaaaGTATGCATGCATGTAGACTTCGTATGAGATAAAAAAGATCTCTTGTAATTTACGAACAACATTACAgtagttatattaaaaaaagttcaaCCCATCGTTAATAAGtaacattaaaagaaaattatttaatatacttaatttagagataaaaaataattaatcattatattaaatacattatacactaatttataaactaacaaACTACCTAACATTAACTCATTTGGTAGAAAACACGTCACTTAACCTTGTGGTCGTGAATTCGAATCATCGAGCTTAATAAACTCAGACCATTGAACTCAGTAAGTTTAATGAGCTTTGAACAATTACTAACTCGGGTCAGACGGAAAATGACTCTCAAGTGTAAAGGCAGAAGGATGGAGTCTCCTGTTGAAAAGAAGCGCATGACTTACTTTGATTCCTCATTAGAAGAAGGAATGAAGTAGCTCTCGCGATAGTACGAATTTTTTCTCCTCCTATCTCTTTAAAGAAGTCTAGAACAAACAAGTGAGAGTGAAAACCAATGCGTTTTCCGAACCTTAATGAATCATTTTAAGaagttatttttatgaaatgaTAATTTTCTCTTAACAAATTATTCCCAAAAATTGCACTTTTGTAAGATATAGAAtgtttttaaaagtaattacGAATTTTGTGATATTTTTAGGCAAACATAGAATGGATAAGAGTGATGACAAAGGTCCACTCTGAGCTGAGTGAATAGATAAGAGatacaagaagaaaaataaagagagaaataaatgtaataaataatatagtgaaaaaaaggaaaatgtataaataaaatggAGAAGAATAATTATGCATAATTTTTCAACTCACCCTAAtctctattttttattacatacCAAAAATGTCGTACAGCAGCCATTGCGTCATTTTTCTTTTTCGTACTTCTACCTAACACTTTCattatagtatttatttttatttttaaagaatatgAATATTTCCCCACAtccaacaaaaattaatttgattttagttttttttaattgtttgatttttgtcCCTCtaacttaaatatatttatttctttgtccTGAAAAGCTAACGTTGAAATAACAGTtataaacagttagaaaatgcacattaaaaaaaatacgtaTTTTCAAATTAAGAAGGAGGAACCTAAGATGATTAgtttaaaaagttttaaattgtgaagatttttaaataaaaaatatattatgttttttgTAGTAGAACAGtgcaaacaaatatttttttaacacgAATGCtctcatttaaaattaaagaaaatctTAAAAGAAAAAGCTGAAATGTAGTGAGTACTTTATATTCGCAAAGAACAAACATCGCACAGAAGTCATGACATGAGTGACCTGTGGGAATAATTTAAACGCGTTTTTGTTGAGAGGAAAAAAATCACAATTGAAAAGACGAATATTATCCaacttttttttactaatttaaatttatgagttttacaaattattttaatcccCTCTTCATTTAAcgaaactcaaaataaaatatttataaaagtcTTGGAAAATAGTGTCAACAtagtaaactaaaaaaataagacATCTAAAATCTTATAATCAATAGGAATCAATTACACGTTGACATGAATATATTACAAGTGGCAAACAGATAAACAATTGTTGAATTGTTCGTAATctataactattaattaaatatttttattttacattactGTGACACTACTGTGTTAATATGTCAACAAGTAACGTGCTTCATAATAAACCGTGTtagaaaaaacagaaaaaaattaaaaggagCAAATCACGATTTCATAAAAGGGCAAGAACATTCACAAAACCTACAACAGCAATTAATTTCAGTAAATGGTCACTAAAAACAACACCAAAAAGTACACACATACTAAAGGATTTTTCTTATATTGAAAGTCTagaaagatttatttattttttcgtTTACTTAATCTTTACTACTAAAAGATTAAATGCAGTATAAAATCTAACTGAAATCAACTTTATTTTGGTTTCATATCAGAAGTGTCAGCATTGAACTAGAATAGAAGAAACACAACTAAAATGCATTCAGTGACTAGGAAAGATCCAAAATCCAAAATACACAACAATTTTCGAGCTTCCTTTCCTACAGGATAAATTACCAGCTCAAAGGCCCTCAAAGAACCGAATGTGGTCTTCGAAAGTCTCTCCATGCCTTATTTTGCTCACTGATCCATCATcttcaacctaaaatattttacaCAATAAAAATGACATGCTTTATAACAAATCAAGAtgagttaaaattaattgttaGTTTAAAACTTGCATGGGATTCTACAAAGCGAGTAAATCTTAAAAAACCATCACCAACAAGAAGCGAGCTATTCAGTATTACATCTTTCAAACATTAATTATAACAAGCAATATCCTCAGTTTGTATAACttgttttttcaaaacacaTGTAGAACTTCAAATGATTTTGCAAAGACCTTGAACAAACAGAAAAATCATTAGAAAGACCTTATTCTTATTCAAAAAGGTTTTGCTGATAATATAGTTTCATTGAGGATTATCAAATATAAAGAAGTCTGCTCAACGAAGTTAGCAAGTGGAGAAAAGCAACTTCATACCCAATACTCGGGAGGCCGCATCTTTAGATTGTATGTTGATGCCATGCTCATGCAATAAGCGCCAGCATCATGAACGACCAAACCAGTACCCTGCCAGTAAAATTCGGATGAGACACAAATTTTGCACATTTATTATTTAAGCAtatagttaaatttaaatttaagaaaaaaaaatactatattaCCTTCGCTGGAGTAGGAAGTTCTCTTCCTTTTCCTAAGAAATCTGCAGACTCGCAGACAGGGCCAACCACATCAAAGGTTGCTATCTCAGCATTTGATGGGGTAGGGGAAACCAACTCTATATGCTGCACCC from Phaseolus vulgaris cultivar G19833 chromosome 1, P. vulgaris v2.0, whole genome shotgun sequence carries:
- the LOC137814454 gene encoding protein S40-4-like; amino-acid sequence: MASRKGFLSKVSSMFGSSSTDLEAKATEGDMELDEADVWNWNLSNSNNTATESKKWSRSGKKGFKKVEGGGRVNPVASSSMPVNIPDWSKILKENYEEHDKRNCVSDDDDDNDGGERIPPHEYLARNRGASLSVHEGKGRTLKGRDLRSVRNAIWKKIGFED